From the genome of Haloterrigena sp. KLK7, one region includes:
- a CDS encoding N-acyl homoserine lactonase family protein produces the protein MVDASVTPIDRGTITADANNIIEGFALGSAADPNPETVMADGPVYNVVIDHPEATILWDTGSHPDAADGHWPEELYAAFEHTGLRPLEDDLADAGYAVDDIDAVVQTHLHLDHAGGLYAFEGTDVPIYVHERELKYAYYSAKTDAGDEAYIAGDFDRDLNWEIVHGDRERHFADLEFVRLPGHTPGLLGLVLELEDAGTVVLAGDQAYTRVNYHDERPMGGQLLWSKRHWLESLRTVREIERRRDATVICGHDGDDLETLRGL, from the coding sequence ATGGTCGACGCATCCGTCACGCCGATCGATCGGGGAACGATCACCGCCGACGCCAACAACATCATCGAGGGCTTCGCCCTGGGTTCGGCCGCCGATCCGAACCCCGAGACGGTGATGGCCGACGGCCCCGTCTACAACGTCGTCATCGACCACCCCGAGGCGACGATCCTCTGGGACACCGGCTCCCACCCCGACGCCGCCGACGGCCACTGGCCCGAGGAGCTCTACGCCGCCTTCGAACACACCGGGCTGCGACCCCTCGAGGACGACCTCGCCGACGCGGGCTACGCGGTCGACGACATCGACGCGGTGGTCCAGACCCACCTTCACCTCGATCACGCCGGCGGCCTCTACGCCTTCGAGGGGACCGACGTGCCGATCTACGTCCACGAGCGCGAACTGAAGTACGCCTACTACAGCGCCAAGACCGACGCGGGCGACGAGGCCTATATCGCCGGCGACTTCGACCGCGACCTGAACTGGGAGATCGTCCACGGCGACCGCGAACGCCACTTCGCGGACCTCGAGTTCGTCCGTCTCCCCGGTCACACGCCGGGGCTGCTCGGCCTCGTCCTCGAACTCGAGGACGCCGGGACCGTCGTCCTCGCGGGCGATCAGGCCTACACGCGCGTGAACTATCACGACGAGCGGCCGATGGGCGGCCAACTGCTCTGGAGCAAGCGCCACTGGCTCGAGAGCCTCCGAACCGTCCGGGAGATCGAACGTCGCCGCGACGCGACCGTGATCTGCGGCCACGACGGCGACGACCTCGAGACGCTTCGCGGATTGTGA
- a CDS encoding EamA family transporter, producing MTNAAIVLALGALLLYGGWAVSAGVATRSLSPVNAVLLSYVASLTVVGGYVLATRRPVVGTRTDVGFALLSGVLLAIATISFYAALTHGNMAIVSAISALYFVIPAIVGVLYFDAQLATTNVVGLGLAVVAVVLVAS from the coding sequence ATGACCAACGCAGCGATCGTTCTCGCACTCGGCGCGTTGCTTCTGTACGGCGGCTGGGCGGTATCGGCGGGCGTCGCGACCCGATCGCTCTCGCCCGTCAACGCGGTACTGCTGTCCTACGTGGCGAGTCTCACCGTCGTCGGCGGCTACGTCCTCGCGACCCGCCGTCCCGTCGTCGGGACGCGCACGGACGTCGGGTTCGCGTTGCTGTCGGGCGTCCTGCTCGCCATTGCGACGATCAGCTTCTACGCCGCGCTCACCCACGGGAACATGGCGATCGTCTCGGCGATCTCCGCGCTCTACTTCGTCATTCCGGCGATCGTCGGCGTCCTCTACTTCGACGCCCAACTGGCAACGACGAACGTCGTCGGGCTGGGACTCGCGGTCGTCGCAGTCGTCCTCGTCGCGTCCTGA
- a CDS encoding MBL fold metallo-hydrolase: MDRIRLGNEEFEGRNNAYVLAAGETPGASRGGGETADSDDLALVDTGIATPGVREDLRDGLADRGHAFADIDDIVLTHFHVDHAGLAGEIQAESDATVYVHEADAPLVDGDADAVAAVEDRRRELLEEWGLPADARTELLEFLEAASTIEGEPADVTPIEDGDVLEVGGYRLEAVHAPGHAAGLCCFELDGGREAFVGDALLPVYTPNVGGADVRVDRPLKRYLHTLEDLADRDYDRVWPGHRDPIEDPTARAREIIDHHRDRAENVVAVLDEYGPADAWTVSEHLFGDLEGIHILHGPGEAFAHLDHLRHEGAVTVEDGTYRLVTESVSPEEIV; this comes from the coding sequence ATGGATCGAATACGGCTGGGTAACGAGGAGTTCGAGGGCCGAAACAACGCCTACGTTCTCGCCGCCGGCGAGACGCCGGGAGCGTCTCGTGGAGGCGGCGAAACCGCCGACAGCGACGACCTCGCGCTCGTCGATACCGGGATCGCGACGCCGGGCGTTCGCGAGGACTTGCGGGACGGACTGGCCGATCGCGGCCACGCGTTCGCGGATATCGACGACATCGTCCTGACGCACTTCCACGTCGATCACGCGGGACTGGCCGGCGAGATTCAGGCCGAGAGCGACGCCACGGTCTACGTCCACGAGGCCGACGCGCCGCTGGTCGACGGCGACGCCGACGCGGTGGCCGCCGTCGAGGACCGGCGCCGGGAACTGCTCGAGGAGTGGGGCCTCCCCGCGGACGCGCGGACCGAGTTACTGGAGTTCCTCGAGGCGGCGTCGACCATCGAGGGCGAGCCCGCCGACGTCACGCCGATCGAGGACGGCGACGTGCTCGAGGTCGGGGGGTACCGCCTCGAGGCGGTCCACGCGCCGGGACACGCGGCGGGGCTCTGCTGTTTCGAACTGGACGGCGGTCGGGAGGCCTTCGTCGGCGACGCCCTCCTGCCAGTGTACACGCCCAACGTCGGGGGCGCCGACGTCCGGGTCGACCGTCCGCTGAAGCGGTACCTGCACACCCTCGAGGACCTCGCCGACCGCGACTACGACCGCGTCTGGCCCGGTCACCGGGACCCGATCGAGGACCCGACCGCTCGCGCCCGCGAGATCATCGATCACCACCGCGATCGAGCCGAGAACGTCGTCGCCGTGCTGGACGAATACGGCCCGGCCGACGCCTGGACGGTGAGCGAACACCTGTTCGGCGACCTCGAGGGGATCCACATCCTCCACGGACCCGGCGAGGCCTTCGCCCACCTCGATCATCTCCGTCACGAAGGAGCGGTTACCGTCGAAGACGGAACGTATCGATTGGTTACCGAGAGCGTGTCTCCGGAAGAGATCGTCTGA
- a CDS encoding metallophosphoesterase, with protein MPDVDLPVSPIRRALSVPAADALVIADVHLGRAADSSVDAPIDDGGDVRDRLASLLERTDPATVVVAGDLLHSFGRLPRGVERDLAALADCVADAGADLIVTPGNHDAMLESAFDGETTDEYRLADGETVVCHGHERPETEASRYVVGHDHPALSVEGRKMPCFLYGPAVYDGADVIVCPAFTTLAAGATVNGMRGRDFQSPLVADADRFHPGVWDDSSEDVLWFPPLGECRRLL; from the coding sequence GTGCCCGACGTCGACCTCCCCGTGTCACCGATCCGACGCGCGCTCTCCGTACCCGCGGCCGACGCGCTCGTGATCGCCGACGTCCACCTCGGACGCGCCGCCGACTCGAGCGTCGACGCACCGATCGACGACGGCGGCGACGTTCGCGACCGTCTCGCGTCCCTCCTCGAGCGCACCGACCCCGCGACGGTCGTCGTCGCCGGCGATCTGCTCCACTCCTTCGGGCGGCTCCCCCGCGGCGTCGAGCGCGACCTCGCGGCCCTCGCGGACTGCGTCGCCGACGCCGGCGCCGATCTGATCGTGACGCCCGGCAACCACGACGCGATGCTCGAGTCGGCCTTCGACGGCGAGACGACCGACGAGTACCGACTCGCGGACGGCGAGACGGTCGTCTGTCACGGCCACGAACGTCCCGAAACCGAGGCCTCGCGGTACGTCGTCGGCCACGACCACCCCGCGCTCTCCGTCGAGGGCCGCAAGATGCCCTGTTTCCTCTACGGTCCCGCGGTCTACGACGGCGCGGACGTCATCGTCTGTCCCGCCTTCACGACGCTGGCGGCGGGCGCGACCGTCAACGGAATGCGCGGCCGCGACTTCCAGTCGCCGCTGGTCGCCGACGCCGACCGATTTCATCCCGGCGTCTGGGACGACTCGAGCGAGGACGTGCTGTGGTTTCCGCCGCTGGGTGAGTGTCGCCGGCTGCTGTAG
- a CDS encoding NAD(P)/FAD-dependent oxidoreductase codes for MTSTPRVLVVGGGLAGLVAARHLAGGGLDATLLERRETVGGRVRTLERDGYRFDRGFQVLFPAYPAVQRELDLEALDLRRFTSGATIAGPDGRSVLADPRSAPGTLPATLRNPEITLGDRLRVARLWWELRRTDPDRLFDADRGEDQSIERHLRDRGFSDGFVERFVAPFYGGITLDRSLSTSRRVFEYTFRALAAGGAAVPASGMEAIPRQLADHVREVGGSVETSREVESVSSEGDSATVQLADGMNGEVDAVVVATDPPTARDLTGLESIPTDARGCVTQYYALPEGADLETGKRLLLNAVDGDDGPNHVVPHSAVAPAYAPDGEALISATYLEDGDLELSGDGGNPGVSSGSGDSRSPEESDEPLAERTRDALESWYPEQSFDGLEALHTERVPFAQFDQPPGVYDRLPETRDPPGSVYLAGDYTRWSSIQGAMRSGREAAKAVLEDLSG; via the coding sequence ATGACATCGACACCGCGGGTCCTCGTCGTCGGCGGGGGCCTCGCCGGCCTCGTCGCCGCCAGGCACCTCGCCGGCGGCGGCCTCGACGCGACGCTGCTCGAGCGCCGCGAGACGGTCGGCGGCCGCGTCCGGACGCTCGAGCGCGACGGCTACCGGTTCGATCGGGGCTTTCAGGTGCTGTTTCCGGCCTATCCCGCCGTCCAGCGGGAACTCGATCTCGAGGCGCTGGACCTGCGTCGGTTCACGTCGGGAGCGACCATCGCGGGGCCGGACGGCCGATCGGTCCTCGCGGACCCGCGCAGCGCACCCGGGACGCTCCCCGCGACGCTGCGCAATCCCGAGATCACGCTGGGCGACCGCCTCCGCGTCGCTCGGCTCTGGTGGGAACTGCGTCGCACCGATCCAGACCGGCTCTTCGACGCCGATCGCGGCGAGGATCAGTCGATCGAGCGCCATCTCCGCGACCGCGGCTTCTCGGACGGGTTCGTCGAGCGGTTCGTCGCGCCCTTCTACGGCGGGATCACCCTCGACCGATCGCTGTCGACCTCGCGTCGCGTCTTCGAGTACACCTTTCGGGCGCTGGCGGCCGGCGGCGCCGCGGTCCCCGCGTCGGGGATGGAAGCGATCCCGAGGCAACTCGCCGATCATGTGCGCGAGGTCGGGGGGTCCGTCGAGACCAGTCGCGAGGTGGAATCGGTCTCGAGCGAGGGGGACTCCGCGACCGTCCAGTTGGCCGACGGCATGAACGGCGAGGTCGACGCCGTCGTCGTCGCGACCGATCCGCCGACCGCGCGAGACCTGACCGGTCTCGAGTCGATCCCGACCGACGCGCGGGGCTGTGTCACCCAGTACTACGCGCTGCCGGAGGGAGCGGATCTCGAGACGGGGAAACGGCTCCTGCTCAACGCGGTCGACGGCGACGACGGGCCGAACCACGTCGTCCCCCACAGCGCGGTCGCGCCGGCGTACGCGCCCGACGGGGAAGCGCTGATCAGTGCGACGTATCTCGAGGACGGGGATCTCGAGTTATCGGGAGACGGCGGGAACCCCGGTGTCTCGAGCGGAAGCGGCGATAGCCGCAGCCCCGAGGAGAGCGACGAACCGCTGGCCGAGCGGACGCGGGACGCACTCGAGTCGTGGTATCCGGAGCAGTCGTTCGACGGCCTCGAGGCGCTGCACACCGAGCGAGTGCCGTTCGCACAGTTCGACCAGCCGCCGGGGGTCTACGACCGACTGCCCGAGACGCGAGATCCGCCGGGCTCGGTCTACCTGGCCGGCGATTACACCCGCTGGTCGTCGATCCAGGGCGCGATGCGAAGCGGTCGGGAGGCGGCGAAGGCGGTGCTCGAGGATCTCTCCGGATAG
- a CDS encoding gluconate 2-dehydrogenase subunit 3 family protein, giving the protein MGDNDNHRATGETDAQTRAKLDFTRDVSRRRAMQIGGLAVFGMAGTAEAFDPEKFDVAPLESVQEVEVEEQGLEYFTIQQARVVHDLTARIYPSDENGPGAPEAGVVYFIDRQMNSAWGRGERWYMQAPFAGKNPTQPFQDDAQRPEDVEADVEVPWAETNPSETQGWQYALTPNEAYDQGIAAIEDYVAAEADDAESFTELDEDQQDAVVSALEAGEVATFDDTDIDPDGFFLLVRQNTLEGMFSDPMYGGNREMIGWRLKGFPGTPGALGSYRGLLQEGEYIELGEDDFRKLADDVESLGIGDENQEPANDQSEEGHAHVHDAAEADYPNVVDEAAARGDADGDGPERLRLDDEAVDDGGDP; this is encoded by the coding sequence ATGGGAGACAATGACAACCATCGGGCGACGGGCGAGACTGACGCCCAGACGCGGGCGAAACTGGACTTCACCCGAGACGTGTCGCGGCGGCGAGCGATGCAGATCGGCGGGTTAGCGGTCTTCGGCATGGCCGGGACGGCGGAGGCGTTCGATCCCGAGAAGTTCGACGTGGCGCCCCTCGAGAGCGTACAGGAAGTCGAGGTCGAGGAACAGGGACTCGAGTACTTCACTATCCAGCAGGCGCGGGTGGTCCACGACCTGACGGCGCGGATCTATCCCTCCGACGAGAACGGACCGGGCGCGCCGGAGGCCGGCGTCGTCTACTTCATCGATCGACAGATGAACTCGGCGTGGGGCCGCGGAGAGCGGTGGTACATGCAGGCGCCGTTCGCCGGCAAGAACCCGACGCAACCGTTCCAGGACGACGCGCAACGACCGGAGGACGTCGAGGCCGACGTCGAGGTCCCGTGGGCGGAGACGAACCCCTCGGAGACCCAGGGCTGGCAGTACGCGCTCACGCCCAACGAGGCCTACGACCAGGGCATCGCCGCCATCGAGGACTACGTGGCGGCGGAAGCCGACGACGCAGAGTCGTTTACCGAACTCGACGAGGACCAGCAGGACGCGGTGGTCTCCGCGCTCGAGGCGGGCGAGGTGGCGACGTTCGACGACACGGACATCGACCCGGACGGCTTCTTCCTGCTGGTCCGCCAGAACACCCTCGAGGGGATGTTCAGCGATCCGATGTACGGCGGCAATCGGGAGATGATCGGCTGGCGGCTGAAGGGGTTCCCGGGGACGCCCGGTGCGCTCGGCAGCTATCGGGGCCTGCTGCAGGAGGGGGAGTACATCGAACTCGGGGAGGACGACTTCCGGAAGCTGGCCGACGACGTCGAGTCGCTCGGGATCGGCGACGAGAACCAGGAACCGGCGAACGACCAGAGCGAGGAGGGCCACGCCCACGTCCACGACGCCGCCGAGGCGGACTATCCGAACGTCGTCGACGAGGCGGCGGCCCGCGGCGACGCCGACGGCGACGGGCCCGAACGCCTGCGCCTCGACGACGAGGCCGTCGACGACGGAGGTGATCCGTGA
- a CDS encoding transporter: MVKLSTGVILLGVVLLLIPIPPIATISGIIVILIGLAMRFLFDV; the protein is encoded by the coding sequence ATGGTCAAACTATCGACGGGCGTCATCCTCCTCGGGGTCGTACTGCTGCTGATCCCCATTCCGCCGATCGCGACGATTTCCGGGATCATCGTGATCCTCATCGGCCTCGCGATGCGGTTCCTCTTCGACGTCTGA
- the artA gene encoding archaeosortase A — protein sequence MPFATAATGAASVVGYDLVGSATLSPVLAAAEGTAPSSSGLLAWVAIGAFLGALLLSSRGYRGPARYLGAGAWIAFGVFWLTMVPYYYGEAQSPLKTILGLLALPLCLYTGYLLWAGRDSLLVLTKAVACMGLIYLPVETIPFVKTWLIETTAAQTHFGMELLGYSPGLIEGSNGYVSKFGFDPDETVTGRTTYIVLACTGIGSMAIFGGLIAAVKAPLKRKATAFALAVGVIWFLNLVRNVFIGLASPWGWFQQDWLVSFMTTYMGAEASRVSFLVAHNYIAQSLSIVALVGITYLVVKILPEILTPLEEALFVLTGTEYDLFEALATEDAPARADGGPEREQTDHERER from the coding sequence ATGCCGTTCGCAACCGCCGCGACCGGGGCAGCGTCGGTCGTCGGCTACGACCTCGTCGGTTCGGCGACGCTCTCGCCCGTACTGGCCGCGGCCGAGGGAACCGCTCCGTCGTCGTCGGGCCTGCTGGCGTGGGTCGCGATCGGCGCGTTCCTCGGTGCCTTGCTCCTCTCCTCGCGAGGCTACCGCGGGCCGGCGCGCTATCTCGGCGCGGGGGCCTGGATCGCCTTCGGCGTCTTCTGGCTGACGATGGTGCCCTACTACTACGGCGAGGCCCAGAGCCCGCTCAAGACGATCCTGGGGCTGCTCGCCTTGCCGCTGTGTCTCTACACCGGCTACCTCCTCTGGGCGGGTCGGGACTCGCTGCTGGTCCTCACGAAGGCCGTCGCCTGTATGGGGCTGATCTACCTGCCGGTCGAGACGATCCCGTTCGTCAAGACGTGGCTGATCGAGACGACCGCGGCCCAGACCCACTTCGGGATGGAACTGCTCGGCTACAGCCCCGGCCTGATCGAGGGCAGCAACGGCTACGTGAGCAAGTTCGGCTTCGACCCCGACGAGACGGTGACCGGCCGGACGACCTACATCGTCCTCGCCTGTACCGGGATCGGGAGCATGGCCATCTTCGGCGGGCTGATCGCCGCCGTCAAAGCGCCGCTGAAGCGCAAGGCCACCGCCTTCGCGCTGGCCGTCGGCGTGATCTGGTTCCTCAACCTCGTGCGCAACGTCTTCATCGGCCTCGCCTCGCCGTGGGGCTGGTTCCAGCAGGACTGGCTCGTCTCGTTCATGACGACCTACATGGGCGCCGAGGCCAGCCGCGTCTCCTTCCTCGTCGCGCACAACTACATCGCTCAGTCGCTGTCGATCGTCGCCCTCGTCGGGATCACCTACCTCGTCGTCAAGATCCTCCCCGAGATCCTCACGCCCCTCGAGGAGGCCCTGTTCGTCCTCACGGGCACCGAGTACGATCTCTTCGAGGCGCTGGCGACGGAGGACGCCCCCGCCCGAGCCGACGGCGGTCCCGAGCGGGAACAGACTGATCACGAGCGGGAGCGATAA
- a CDS encoding MarR family transcriptional regulator, whose amino-acid sequence MVDVLDNKRAATRFRILVQIAERQPAVSQGEIAEEVGVTSQAVSEYIRELVDDDLVEKEGRSRYRVTPEGVDWLFRTADDIRRFADHVTGDVLDAMSEAAYLATDDIAEGDTVTLFVEDGLLHAKPGDEGPATGVATTDAEAGTDVGVTSFEGVMDLEPGSVTVVQVPAVRSGGSRAVDGDLVAERCEAAELVVAAGVEAVVACRQAGADPAVPFAAGETAAEGAERGLEVTAIVTTDEVGRVTDTLRDADVSYEVLEG is encoded by the coding sequence ATGGTCGACGTCCTCGATAACAAGCGGGCCGCGACGCGGTTTCGGATCCTCGTCCAGATCGCCGAGCGCCAGCCCGCGGTCAGCCAGGGTGAGATCGCCGAGGAAGTCGGCGTGACGAGTCAGGCCGTCAGTGAGTACATCCGCGAACTCGTCGACGACGACCTCGTCGAGAAGGAAGGCCGGTCGCGCTATCGCGTCACGCCGGAAGGCGTCGACTGGCTGTTCCGGACCGCCGACGACATCCGTCGATTCGCCGACCACGTGACCGGGGACGTCCTGGACGCGATGAGCGAGGCGGCCTACCTCGCGACCGACGACATCGCGGAGGGCGACACCGTCACGCTGTTCGTCGAGGACGGGCTGCTCCACGCGAAACCCGGCGACGAGGGGCCGGCGACCGGCGTCGCGACGACCGACGCCGAGGCGGGCACCGACGTCGGCGTCACGAGCTTCGAGGGCGTGATGGACCTAGAGCCGGGCTCGGTCACCGTCGTGCAGGTGCCCGCCGTCCGAAGCGGCGGGAGCCGGGCGGTCGACGGCGACCTCGTCGCCGAGCGCTGCGAGGCGGCCGAGCTGGTCGTGGCCGCCGGCGTCGAGGCCGTCGTCGCCTGCCGGCAGGCCGGCGCGGATCCCGCGGTGCCGTTCGCGGCCGGCGAGACCGCCGCCGAGGGGGCCGAACGGGGCCTCGAGGTGACCGCGATCGTCACGACCGACGAGGTCGGCCGGGTCACCGACACGCTCCGGGACGCCGACGTCAGCTACGAGGTACTCGAGGGCTGA
- a CDS encoding GMC family oxidoreductase: MVQELEPVDVVTIGAGWTGGIVAKQLAQEDYQVVSLERGGERETENFFTVHDELGYALRYKLMQDLSKETITFRNSVDEPALPMRRYGAFLPGSGEGGAGVHWNGQTWRFLPYDFEIESRTIGEYGEEKIPENMQLQDWGISYEELEPYYDAFEYTAGIAGQAGNIEGEIQELGNPYEGPRSREYPLPPMMETPVLERFKETAAEMGYEPFQAPSANLTEQYTNPDGVQQGQCQYCGYCERFGCEWGAKASPITTVLPAAQETGNFTLRTHSDVVELLYNEEAQQVEGVRYVDRKTDQVYEQPADVVALTAYVLNNVRLLLLSGIGEPYDPETGEGTVGKNYCYQNFGASARGFFDDEEWNLYMGAGALGASFDDLNGDNFDHSDLDFLHGGNVALNQTGDRPIANNPVPPETPSWGSEFKQQSIENYHSSISVAAQGAVLPFRENYLDLDPNYTDQYGQPLLRMTFDWREQDRNLVEHIGPQLEALMEEMGADQIDATTTLEGSFDITPYQSTHNTGGAIMGSDPAESVVNNYLQCWDASNLFIPGASAFAHNSGYNPTGTVGALAFRAAEGIQQYLNEPEQLAAPES; the protein is encoded by the coding sequence ATGGTGCAAGAACTCGAGCCCGTCGACGTCGTGACCATCGGCGCGGGCTGGACCGGCGGCATCGTCGCCAAGCAACTCGCGCAGGAGGACTATCAGGTGGTCAGCTTGGAGCGCGGCGGCGAGCGCGAGACGGAGAACTTCTTCACGGTTCACGACGAGCTGGGGTACGCGCTCCGGTACAAGCTGATGCAGGACCTCTCGAAGGAGACGATCACCTTCAGGAACTCGGTCGACGAGCCCGCCCTGCCGATGCGCCGGTACGGCGCGTTCCTCCCCGGCTCGGGCGAGGGCGGCGCGGGCGTCCACTGGAACGGCCAGACCTGGCGCTTCCTCCCCTACGACTTCGAGATCGAGTCGCGGACGATCGGCGAGTACGGCGAGGAGAAGATCCCCGAGAACATGCAGCTCCAGGACTGGGGGATCAGTTACGAGGAACTCGAGCCCTACTACGACGCGTTCGAGTACACCGCCGGCATCGCGGGCCAGGCGGGGAACATCGAGGGCGAAATCCAGGAGTTGGGCAACCCCTACGAGGGGCCGCGCTCGCGGGAGTACCCGCTCCCGCCGATGATGGAGACCCCGGTCCTCGAGCGGTTCAAGGAGACGGCCGCCGAGATGGGATACGAGCCGTTTCAGGCGCCGTCGGCCAACCTCACCGAGCAGTACACGAACCCGGACGGCGTCCAGCAGGGTCAGTGTCAGTACTGCGGCTACTGCGAGCGCTTTGGCTGCGAATGGGGGGCGAAGGCCTCGCCGATCACGACCGTGCTCCCGGCCGCTCAGGAGACGGGGAACTTCACGCTGCGGACCCACTCCGACGTGGTCGAACTCCTCTATAACGAGGAGGCCCAGCAGGTCGAGGGCGTTCGCTACGTCGATCGAAAGACCGACCAGGTGTACGAACAACCGGCCGACGTCGTCGCGCTGACCGCCTACGTGCTGAACAACGTCCGCCTCCTCCTGCTGTCGGGGATCGGCGAACCGTACGACCCCGAGACCGGCGAGGGTACCGTCGGGAAGAACTACTGCTACCAGAACTTCGGCGCCAGCGCGCGGGGCTTCTTCGACGACGAGGAGTGGAACCTCTACATGGGCGCCGGCGCGCTCGGCGCGTCGTTCGACGACTTAAACGGCGACAACTTCGACCACTCCGACCTGGACTTCCTCCACGGCGGCAACGTCGCGCTCAATCAGACCGGGGACCGACCGATCGCCAACAACCCGGTTCCCCCGGAGACGCCGTCGTGGGGCTCGGAGTTCAAGCAACAGAGCATCGAGAACTACCACAGTTCGATCTCGGTCGCCGCGCAGGGCGCGGTGTTGCCCTTCCGAGAGAACTATCTCGACCTCGACCCCAACTACACCGACCAGTACGGCCAGCCGCTGCTGCGGATGACCTTCGACTGGCGCGAGCAGGACCGGAACCTCGTCGAACACATCGGGCCGCAACTCGAGGCGCTCATGGAGGAGATGGGCGCCGACCAGATCGACGCGACGACGACGCTCGAGGGGAGCTTCGACATCACGCCCTACCAGTCGACCCACAACACGGGCGGCGCGATCATGGGGTCCGATCCCGCGGAGTCGGTCGTGAACAACTATCTGCAGTGCTGGGACGCGAGTAACCTGTTCATCCCCGGCGCGTCGGCGTTCGCGCACAACAGCGGCTACAACCCGACCGGCACCGTCGGCGCGCTGGCGTTCCGCGCGGCGGAGGGGATCCAGCAGTATCTGAACGAACCGGAGCAGCTGGCGGCACCCGAATCGTAG